From Nonlabens sp. Ci31, the proteins below share one genomic window:
- a CDS encoding MlaE family ABC transporter permease yields the protein MRFLRHIGRYMIMLFSVFRRPTKAIVLKELILKEIDDLIIGSLGITAFISLFMGAVVALQTSLNLDNPLIPKSLIGFATRQSIILEFAPTFISVIMAGKVGSYITSSIGSMRVTEQIDALEVMGINSLNYLIFPKIIALLFYPFLIAIIMFVGISGGYLASVYGNLVSSEDFIVGLQETFIPWHIAYAFIKTMFFGILLATIPSYHGYYMEGGALEVGKASTTSFVWTCVAIIISNYILTQLLLS from the coding sequence ATGAGATTTTTAAGACACATAGGTCGTTATATGATCATGCTTTTTAGCGTTTTTAGGCGACCGACTAAAGCAATCGTTCTTAAAGAATTGATTCTTAAAGAAATAGACGATTTAATAATAGGCTCCTTAGGGATTACCGCATTCATATCTTTATTTATGGGAGCGGTGGTTGCACTACAAACTTCTTTAAACCTGGACAACCCTTTGATTCCCAAATCCCTGATAGGTTTTGCCACCAGACAATCCATTATTTTAGAATTTGCTCCTACGTTTATATCGGTAATTATGGCCGGTAAGGTAGGTTCTTATATCACCTCAAGTATAGGATCTATGCGTGTTACAGAGCAAATAGACGCACTGGAGGTAATGGGTATCAACTCGCTTAATTATTTGATCTTTCCTAAGATTATTGCTTTACTTTTCTATCCTTTTTTAATTGCGATCATCATGTTTGTGGGGATAAGTGGTGGCTATCTGGCAAGCGTTTATGGGAACTTGGTAAGTTCAGAAGACTTTATAGTGGGCTTACAAGAAACTTTTATACCATGGCACATTGCTTATGCATTTATAAAAACCATGTTTTTTGGAATTCTTCTGGCTACGATACCCAGTTACCACGGTTATTATATGGAAGGTGGTGCCCTAGAAGTAGGAAAAGCGAGTACTACTAGTTTTGTATGGACTTGTGTGGCTATAATTATATCCAATTATATTTTAACTCAATTACTGCTTAGCTAA